In the genome of Candidatus Thiopontia autotrophica, the window GATTCCATCATCGGCTCATCAAGTGTTGGAATGGCATCCGTATCCACCATCAGATGAAAGTGTCCGCTATTGTGTTTGTCTACGCCAGCCGGTGCAATCTTCACCTCAGGAGCTGAAAATATAACCTTGAATGGACTCTCTACCACTGCAAGATTTTGTGGGCTAGCAATGGCCACACGTTCACCACGTTCATAACTGCCGTGCGCGAGAACTGAACCACTCACCAAAGTCGCTATCATCATTGGTGTAATTACTATTTTTCCATATTTCATTTCTGGTTGATTCCTCTGGTCTGTTATTAATTTTATTTACATACATTGCATGTGTCGTGGTCCCTGACAATCTCTAATGCGCTCACCCCACAAACTTTTGATATAGGCAACAAGGTGGCTGGCATCTGCTTTTGTGACTCCAAGATCTCCCCAGGCAGGCATCCTGCTCTGTCGTGAAGATCCTTCAAGAATGGTTTTCATCAGTGCCTCATCAGTGTGATGCCAGGCATGTGCAGACTCATCAAGGGGTGGAGCCATCAGGTAGTCACGATTAGTCAGTGCCTCGATGGTATAGGTCTCGCCAATTCCGGCAATACCATGACAGCTTTGACACTTCTCGTTAAACAACTTTTCACCCCTTCTCTCCACCATGGTTTTGACTTTTGGAAAGCCATCCGCACGAACCCAGCTCTCTCCACCATCATCAGAGATAATTTGTTTGCCGTATTGGTTACGAGCAACCAATCTATTTATCTCCCCCTCTTCGCTAGAGAGTGAAACAAGAAACTGAGTACCCATTTGATTATTTATCAGCGACCACTCGGTCTCATCTCCTCGTATGCTAAACAACCCCTTACCAACCACAAAAGCATAGAGATTCTCATTGTCAAACGTGGTAATCATGGTTACCGGTAGTGGAAATGGATACGAGCGTTTCCAAAACTTGCCGCCATCCTCACTTACGAAGAGGCCACTCTCAGTTCCTGCATACTGTAGACCTGAAGCATGTTTAATAATGGTCTTTTGCTCTGGCAACTGTTCGAAGGAGAACTGTCGCTCCATATCAACTGGTTGTGTATGGTTAGCATAAACCTCATCCCCAGATAACAGAGAATATCCAGTCACCCCCGCTATCACGACTACTACCACAGCCAGCACTGTGACCATCCTTGATCTGGACTCCTTTCTATTCACTACTTGTTTCCTTATTCAAAAAAAAATCCTGCAAGAACTCTTAGGCTTGCAGAATTCAGGTTGTTTGACAGTTATCGATTACGCTGCAACTCAACAAGCTCCTTGAGTGATGCATCTATTCCAGCCAGATGGCCTTCAACTGCCTTCATATGGCTCTGCTTTGACGCCATCATCTGTTGCATCAGCTGAGGGTTCATCATTGAGCTGTGTCGGTTACCCATCATTCCATATGGATACTGTTGCTGATAACCCATGGGGTTTCTCCACTGCTGCCCACTCATCATCGGCATTTGTTGCCGATTACCCATCATTCCCTGCATCATCTGCGGGTTCATCCCCTGCATCATCTGAGGATTTATTGGCACCTGACTCTGCTCACTATCCGCCATAACAGGAACTGAAAACGCCATGGATGCTAGAGCTGCTATAACCATTTTTGAACTTTTCATAATACTTCTCCTTGTTTCATGATTAAAATATAGTGACTCGTAACGTGAGTCATACGGAACGCTTTACCCTTAGGGAGGAGTATGAACAGGGCTGGCGGCTCAAACCATTTGATCTTGCAACCCAGAATACTCCCCGAATGTAACTGCAGTTTGTCTCAAAACAGCTTTTTTGTAAGCGTATGTAACAATCCGCCACATAATTACAGCCGGTTACAAAACAGCAGAGATTTCTTCAATAACTGCGCTATGATGAGTGCATGAAGAGCAATCAAAACGCATGGCTGGTAAAGAGGGTGTTCCATGTTGCCTCCTCATCCGGGAGGTTGGAACAGCTTCCAGATGTGCTGGATATTGTCTGGAACAGTAGAGGTAACAAGCTCTATCTGACGTATGACATTCGCACCACGGATTACCTGACTGTTCTGAACCATCTCTCTAATGCCGACGTTATAGTACGGCAGACCTTCTGGTCCAGATTGCTCGGAAAATTTCATCAATACAGTGACAGGACCGGACGAGAAAATGCATCTGCTCGCCCTGCTCCCTGTTGCAACAAACCACCTAAATAGAGGATAGCACCATGATGGATACTTTTATGTCTGGCGGCTTCGGATGGATCTTCTGGATCCTCATCATCGCACTGATCTTCTGGCTGGCCAACACACGGGGTCAGGGAGGTGATAGCTCACACACTGCCCAGCAAAAGACGGCTCGAGAGATGCTCGATGAGGAGTATGCACTTGGGAAAATTGATCGGGACAGCTATCTGCAGAAGAGAGCGGATCTCTCCAGCTAGGACAGCTCAGTCGGATTTCTCTCTCCAGACGGTGACCTGATTGGCTGCAAAGTTAGCAACAAACAGGGTTCCGCTTGCATCCACATCCAGCGCGATTGCGCTGTGAGATGGCTCTTCGGCTGGCAACGTAAAGGACGTGATGAACTTCCCATCCGGGGTAAACTTTTGCACACGGTTATTGTAGAAATCAGCCACAAAAACATCTCCCTCTGGACCGACCGCGATACTGGTCACCACCGAGAACCAGCCATCCAGTGAGCCATGGATATTCATGGCAAAGGGGCCACCCCATTTGCGGATCAGTACCCCCTGAGCGGAAAACTGCTGAATACGATCATTGTAACCATCAGCCACGTAGAGGGTTCCATCCTCGCCCGTTGCAACATCGGTGGGATAGCTGAATTCACCCCCCCAGAACCCGCTCTCTCCCGGGGTTCCAATCTGGCTGATAAGTGCCCCCTCGGGGGTTAGCTCAGCAATCCGATGGTTGTAAAAATCGGCCACAAAGAGGTTCCCCTGTTTAGAGAAGGCAACACCTCCCGGCCCATTCAGCAACATATCTTCATCACTGGTCTGAATGGTGCGCAGATACTCCCCTTTCTGACTGTAGACCTGGATCCGCTCATGCCAGTAGTCCGCCACATAGAGCCGGCCATCGTGAAGCTCCAGATTCATCGGGCGCCCAAGACGCGCTTGCTTCTCTCCACTGTTTCCAAACTCTCTCAGAAAAGCACCCTGGTGGTTGAATACCTGAATTCTCCCATTCCGGGCATCACTGACAAACACCTCTGACTCACTGACCGCCACCCCGGTCGGCTCATTGAACTCCCCTGCTCCGGTACCGAAACTCCCCCATGCGTGAATCTGTTGATACTCCGCCGCCATAACTGTGGCAGGGAATGAGATCAGCAAAAGTGCGGTTATTATCCTACCTATATGAATAACTGCAGAGGTGATGGCACTCTTACACAGGCAACCGTCTGTGGTCAGGACGGCCACAGTCGAGCGCCACATGGATGTGCTTGAGTATGTTGCATGGGTAAGAGTGCCATCACCTCTGTAACTATTGATATTATCGAGCACGCTCAACAACCCCTCGATAGCTGAAGCCGGAATCATCAAAGATCTGTTTGAGCTGATCTTCGGTAAAACGCACCCCCTCTTGGGTATCCACAATCACCAACCCTCTTTTCAGGTCGATATCAACCCTCTCAACCCCCTCCGTTTTCATGAAGTTCTTCTCTATGCCATAGGCACAGAATGGGCAGGCCAATCCATCCACCCGCATCTCATATTGCACTCCTGCTGCAAACAGTGAGGTTGCCCAGCCACTCATCAAAAACATTGCGGCTATAACTATTCTCTTAACTATTCTATTCATTATCCTGCTCCTCATAGATGCCACTCAACCACCAGCTTTGCCCGTAGATCGGACTCCTCCTGAGCCCCATTCAGATCATGCGAAATGGGAATCTGCACCCCGGCTTTCACTGCCATATTGCGTTGTGTCCAGAAGATTCCCGGGGAGAGAAACCACTCATCTCCTCCTGTATTGGCAAGCGCTGCCCCATTCTGCTCATTTCTCTCTGACAGCTCCCCATTGAGCTCCAGCAACCAGACCGTATCCGGCTCACGATAAACAGGCGAGGTTGGACGATAACCACCCACCAAATCAACCATCCAGCGCCCCCCCTTGCGCAGCCCTGCCGAATTCTCGCCATTGTGGCGATAACGCAGCGCCCCCCAGCGGTACCATTTGATCCCCTCATAGCCATAGGAGAGACCTCCAATCCAGTCGGTTGTACCACTTCCCAGCGCGGGACTCTTGCCTCCTTTGGCGCTATCACTCTTTACCTTGAGATGAACCGCCGCAGCCTCTTGAAGCCCCAGGCTATCCTCCCGCCAGAATCGATATTTGGTAAAGAGTTTGAGATCACCAGCACCATCAGACTCAGCGCCATCCTCCTCTTTGGTCACATAGGGGATCTCCGCCCCCACTGCAAGATCTCCGGTTACCCCATAGAGCAGCTCTAACGCACTCTCCAGCTCCTTTTCTGAACCGGCCTTCTCATAGTGAACCTCGATGGCTGTCTCTACGCCCCCCTTGTAGATGGTGTGAGGACCGATCCCGAAGATGGGGTCATGGGCTAAAGCTGCCATTGGTAATATCAACAACAGTAGCAACCTCCAGAGACTGGCCCGCACTTTTCTACTACCCATTGAATACCCCCTGTTTTAGATGACTGTTATCTCCATCACGATCGTGGAATCTCAAGCTCTGCTGCCACCCCTCCCTCAGGGCGATTCTTAAGAATCAGTTCGCCGCCATGGGCGCGGGCAATATTTCTTGCAATGCTAAGACCTAGACCGGTTCCACCTGACTCCCTGCTTCTTGATTTTTCTACCCGATAGAAGGGCTCAAAGACCTTCTCCAACTCTTCTGCAGGAATTGTTGCCCCATCGCTATTTACAACAATCAATAATCGATCATCCAATTCATCCAGCTTTACCCAGACCCTCCCACCTCCATGACGGGTTCCATTCTCCAACAGGTTGGTGAGACAACGTTTGAGCTGAACCAGTCGGCCACGGATCGGCTCCGTCACCTGCCCCTTGATATCAAATCGAATACCGAGTGGCTCCAGATCCTCCTGCAGACTCTCCAGCAGTGCCTGCATGTCGATCTGCTGCATCGGCTCTGGGTTCTCTGTTCCCCGCATAAAATCAAGCGTGGAGACCACCATCTCCTCCATGTGATCAAGATCGGTTTCGATATCAGCACGGATGCGATCATCCTCCAGCATCTCGCTGCGCAGCCGCAGGCGGGTAATGGGTGTCTTTAGGTCGTGAGAGACGGCCGAGAGGATCCGTGCCCGATCCCCGATATAGCGACTCAGCCGCTGCTGCATGGTATTGAATGCCTCTGCCGCCTGCCTTACCTCTTTAGGTCCATTGATCTCCAGTGGAGATCGCCGAATATCCTTGCCCAGCGCCTCAGCCGCATCAGATAACAATGACAGTGGTCTTGTTACCCAACGAACTGCAATCCAGGTCAAAATAAGAACAGAAAAAAGTAGCAGAGAGAGTGCAACGACCATACGGGTAGGCCATGCAAAAACCTTCTTGGGAATATGGTAGTGGAAGTCGACCCATACCCCATCACTCAATCTGACCTGAACATGAAATGATTTAACCTTCTGCTGTTCCATCCCCCACATATTTTGCATTCTCATCCGATGAGACATCATTTCACGCATCCCGGTATGAGGCCCATTCATATCTTCATATCCAACAGCAACAGGAATTACCGTCTCAACTACCTCAACATGAGCCTCATGTCCTGGAGGTAGACTCTTCTGAAGATACTCCTTAAAAAGCAGATATAGCTGTTCATTCTCAACCTCTTTCTGCTTATGAAATTTAATATATTTTGAGGTCAACACCACTTCCAAAGGGAAACCATTTAGCGCTTCAACCATTTTTTCGCGCTCTATATCAGTCATCGGATCCAGCAACTCCACGATAGAGCCTATTCTCTCTGCACTGCCTGCACCCATGGTCTGGTGCAATACGGTGTCTCGATCATAAAGATGTACCAGTGCACTGAGCAGCTGCGGCACCATCAGTCCAATCAGCAGAATTGCCAATAGACGACCGTACAAGGATTCAGGTATCAATCTCATGGAAATCTACGCAAAAGTTATCTCGGGCACAAAACGGTACCCCTCTCCACGCATGGTATGAATGATTGCCGGCTTTTTGGGGTCCTCTCTCAATCTTTTCCTGAGACGCCCCACCAGCACATCAATGCTGCGATCAAATGGCTGTGCCTCTCTGCCCTGACTGAACTCCAGCAGCTGGTCCCGACTCAAGACTCGTCCAGGATGCTCTATAAAGACCTTCAGCAGACGGAATTCGCCACCACTGAGCGGAACAACAACTCCGTCAGGGGATATCAGGTGGTGTTGCTGGAGGTTCAGATGCCAGTCAGCAAAAAGAGCCTCTGTCGCCTCATCCTGCAGGGGGGCCTCCGGCAAGCTGGAGCTACGGCGAAGTACACTCTTGATCCTGGCCAGCAGCTCCCTGGGGTTGAACGGCTTGGAGATATAGTCATCTGCCCCCATCTCCAGTCCAAGAATTCGGTCAGTCTCCTCCCCCATGGCGGTCAACATAACCACCGGAATATTTGAGTGGCCACGCAGCTTTCTGAGCAGCTCCAGACCATCATCTCCGGGCATCATGAGGTCCAGAATAATCAGATCAATCGGGGCCTGTTCAAGAGCAGAGAACATCTCCCTGCCGCCCGCAGCGGTCGAGAGACGATAGCCTGCCCTCTCCAGATACTCTCTAAGCAGACGACGGATCTCTGGATCATCATCAACAACCAGCAGATGGCCAGATTTTGTCACTGTTACTGTACGGGATATCCAAGCTCAGCCAGCTTCTCTGTGACTGACTGCATCACACCCTCATCCAAACCAAGGGTTACCGTCTTATCTTCTACGTTGACCTTCACATAGTCGACTCCATCCATCTCCGAGAGGCTGGTCTCGATAGTGTTGGCACATCCACCACACATTACATTAGCCACAGTTACTGTCTGCATTTTATTATCCTATTTCATTTATATATCAAGTGATTATTTGGTTTATTTAATGTTATTTGCGCATCTTACCTGATGCGATATCCAGCATGGCAAGCGACACACGCTGCGGTTACCTGATTCAATGAATCATAAGCGGCCAGGCGATCTCCCTCTTCGGCAGTGCGAGCAAATCGGCTTGCGGCCCTGTGCATGCCAGTTCCAATTGCCCCCATCTGCTGCGGCATAAATTTTGCCATATGTCCCGCACCATGCAGACTCAGTGAACTCATACCCAGGCGCTCCTCTGCAATAGATGAGGCCTTGTCCAGCTCGTCTTTGGAGAGCGCAGTCAAAATCTCATGGATAGCCAACACATGGTCCCGCATGTTACCCATCATATGCTCCTGCATCATCTCCGGCATCTGCACCATCTCCCTGTTATCAGCCTGGGCGTTACCTGCAATAGTGGCAACGACAACTGTCGATAACAAAAAAACAACTTTTCTCATCAAAACTCTCCTTTGGACAAAAGATTAACGTTAGTATCTACATGAAACTGTATTAAAGGAAGACACTCTAACAGGACATTGGTTCCAATATAACTCAACTCAAGGAGGAGATCAGGATGAATCGAAACATAAAAATTATTGCTGCTATAACACTGTCAGCAACAGTAGCTTTTGTTGCCTGGATTGGTGCAGGCACAGAGACAGCCACCGCAGCCCCTATTGTCGAAGTTTACAAATCACCCACCTGCGGTTGCTGCAAGGACTGGGTAACTCATATGCGGGAGAATGGCTTTGAGGTAAATGTTCACAATACCAATGATGTAGCCCCCATTAAAAAAGAGGCTGGAGTCCCTCAACGTCTGAGCAGCTGCCACACTGCAATGGTTGATGGATATGTTATTGAAGGCCATGTTCCTGCTGATGATGTAAAACGAA includes:
- a CDS encoding DUF4399 domain-containing protein; this encodes MKYGKIVITPMMIATLVSGSVLAHGSYERGERVAIASPQNLAVVESPFKVIFSAPEVKIAPAGVDKHNSGHFHLMVDTDAIPTLDEPMMESDKHLRFSAGERETTLELSPGEHTLQLIVADEEHTHFENLVSKKITVYVKR
- a CDS encoding cytochrome c codes for the protein MNRKESRSRMVTVLAVVVVVIAGVTGYSLLSGDEVYANHTQPVDMERQFSFEQLPEQKTIIKHASGLQYAGTESGLFVSEDGGKFWKRSYPFPLPVTMITTFDNENLYAFVVGKGLFSIRGDETEWSLINNQMGTQFLVSLSSEEGEINRLVARNQYGKQIISDDGGESWVRADGFPKVKTMVERRGEKLFNEKCQSCHGIAGIGETYTIEALTNRDYLMAPPLDESAHAWHHTDEALMKTILEGSSRQSRMPAWGDLGVTKADASHLVAYIKSLWGERIRDCQGPRHMQCM
- a CDS encoding SHOCT domain-containing protein; this encodes MMDTFMSGGFGWIFWILIIALIFWLANTRGQGGDSSHTAQQKTAREMLDEEYALGKIDRDSYLQKRADLSS
- a CDS encoding 6-bladed beta-propeller — its product is MIPASAIEGLLSVLDNINSYRGDGTLTHATYSSTSMWRSTVAVLTTDGCLCKSAITSAVIHIGRIITALLLISFPATVMAAEYQQIHAWGSFGTGAGEFNEPTGVAVSESEVFVSDARNGRIQVFNHQGAFLREFGNSGEKQARLGRPMNLELHDGRLYVADYWHERIQVYSQKGEYLRTIQTSDEDMLLNGPGGVAFSKQGNLFVADFYNHRIAELTPEGALISQIGTPGESGFWGGEFSYPTDVATGEDGTLYVADGYNDRIQQFSAQGVLIRKWGGPFAMNIHGSLDGWFSVVTSIAVGPEGDVFVADFYNNRVQKFTPDGKFITSFTLPAEEPSHSAIALDVDASGTLFVANFAANQVTVWREKSD
- a CDS encoding heavy-metal-associated domain-containing protein, coding for MFLMSGWATSLFAAGVQYEMRVDGLACPFCAYGIEKNFMKTEGVERVDIDLKRGLVIVDTQEGVRFTEDQLKQIFDDSGFSYRGVVERAR
- a CDS encoding HAMP domain-containing protein, whose translation is MRLIPESLYGRLLAILLIGLMVPQLLSALVHLYDRDTVLHQTMGAGSAERIGSIVELLDPMTDIEREKMVEALNGFPLEVVLTSKYIKFHKQKEVENEQLYLLFKEYLQKSLPPGHEAHVEVVETVIPVAVGYEDMNGPHTGMREMMSHRMRMQNMWGMEQQKVKSFHVQVRLSDGVWVDFHYHIPKKVFAWPTRMVVALSLLLFSVLILTWIAVRWVTRPLSLLSDAAEALGKDIRRSPLEINGPKEVRQAAEAFNTMQQRLSRYIGDRARILSAVSHDLKTPITRLRLRSEMLEDDRIRADIETDLDHMEEMVVSTLDFMRGTENPEPMQQIDMQALLESLQEDLEPLGIRFDIKGQVTEPIRGRLVQLKRCLTNLLENGTRHGGGRVWVKLDELDDRLLIVVNSDGATIPAEELEKVFEPFYRVEKSRSRESGGTGLGLSIARNIARAHGGELILKNRPEGGVAAELEIPRS
- a CDS encoding response regulator, with protein sequence MTKSGHLLVVDDDPEIRRLLREYLERAGYRLSTAAGGREMFSALEQAPIDLIILDLMMPGDDGLELLRKLRGHSNIPVVMLTAMGEETDRILGLEMGADDYISKPFNPRELLARIKSVLRRSSSLPEAPLQDEATEALFADWHLNLQQHHLISPDGVVVPLSGGEFRLLKVFIEHPGRVLSRDQLLEFSQGREAQPFDRSIDVLVGRLRKRLREDPKKPAIIHTMRGEGYRFVPEITFA
- a CDS encoding heavy-metal-associated domain-containing protein, whose translation is MQTVTVANVMCGGCANTIETSLSEMDGVDYVKVNVEDKTVTLGLDEGVMQSVTEKLAELGYPVQ
- a CDS encoding cytochrome c, which codes for MRKVVFLLSTVVVATIAGNAQADNREMVQMPEMMQEHMMGNMRDHVLAIHEILTALSKDELDKASSIAEERLGMSSLSLHGAGHMAKFMPQQMGAIGTGMHRAASRFARTAEEGDRLAAYDSLNQVTAACVACHAGYRIR
- a CDS encoding DUF411 domain-containing protein, with translation MNRNIKIIAAITLSATVAFVAWIGAGTETATAAPIVEVYKSPTCGCCKDWVTHMRENGFEVNVHNTNDVAPIKKEAGVPQRLSSCHTAMVDGYVIEGHVPADDVKRMLTERPAILGISAPGMPVGSPGMEMGDRKDPYSVVTFDNDGKVTLFSRH